The region GATCAAGTGACATCACATGGAAGTGGAGGAGGCAATGGATCACCAAGTAGCACCACTCAAGAAAACGGTGGAGTGCAAGCTGCTGCCAGTTAAGAACCAACATCACCACTCCTACCTGCTTAATTACGATCAACGATAACAACgaaaaaaactaaataaaaaaataagaactTAGTCAATGAAAAACAATTACAAAacaaaaacttaaaatattttaataaccaatttaaaaacaaaaaacaacaacgCTATCAAAgacaaaaatttaaactattattatacaaaacaATCAATTACCACAAAACTAAGAAAAAGcaattgttttattaaccAGTATACCTGGTAATACACTAGTACCAGTGCAAACTGGTAAAAGTAAATCTAGCCCAGATAGGGCGAAAGCACACAAGAGAGTAGCACTGCGCTACTAACAACAACGCAAACACGCTCGGTAGAGATTTATTCGTTACCAAGAGGAAAATTATTACTTGTGGACCCATCCACAAATATCGTAACCCGTATTGATCACAATACAGAATGTGTCGATCACgacaatatatatatatttaacaaaactGAAACTGACTCCATTAAATTGtaaactttaaaatacacacttagGTAAAAGATACATGtaaattatgtgtattagaGTTAGTTACAGTTATGATAATAGTTGAAGTATGATGGAGAGTGCTAGGATTGTTAGGATTAGTGAGTAAAAACGTCTAAAATGCAGgatgtatgtgtatttatgaGTTAGTGTGTAGGCGAAggtgaaaataaacttaaacGTAAAACATTAAGATGGATTTAAATACcgctcctgctcctccttaGTCAAAAGACGCTTGGCAGGAAGCATTCCAAGGGCACGGTCACGGCCAAACTCACTCCAGCGACCGTAGTAAAGATTCCCAACCTGCTGACCAACCAAAAGACCAAAATAGGAAACGAAAGGAGTGACGATAACCTTGGTCTTAATGGAATGGAAGCGGAGAGAATATAAAGTTAAAGCACTTGATCCAACGAAGCCAGCGAAGGTGAAGAGCTTAGCAGAGACCTGAAAACAAAAAGATGAACAAGAGTAAATAGAGAGTAAGAACGGGACAAGAGAAGTTTAAACGggtaaaagtaaaaggtGACTTACGAGTTTGCTAATCGACCTCTGTCTAGCCAGTAAAATGTCAGTGATGTAGTCGGGGTCGTCGGAATACTTCTTCGATAACACGGATTCCAGCTCATAGCGATCGTTTTTAGTGTAGTTTATGCGGTAAGGGTTAGGCGTGAGGAATAAGCCAAACTTCTCGGCGAAAGTGAGCTCGCGAGGGCCAGTGGAGTAAAGGTTCTCGCAAATGGTGACGTCGGAAGGAACGACGACGGGAGGCGTGGAAAGTTTACCCATATCTACATGCCGACGATCTTAAAATGAAAACGGCAGTAAAAAGTGAGCAGAAATGAGAACAAAGAGCTGAAAAGTTAAAGTAAATCTCAGGGCTACGGAGTAGCCATACTCCCCATGGGAAAATAGATCTACACACTCGAGTAAAAATCCACAAATTAAATCTCACATGTGTCGCGACGACATGAACATAAAATGCAGATAGATTACTTTTATATGTGTAGAGCCGGGTTTGAGCTCTTCCTAGTTCGCCTTTTGCTGATCTGGTTCTCGAGACTGTACCAATCCAAGTACATACTCAAACAGTTTATGTTTGTACTCATAAATATAGCAATATATGGAGGTGAGTTTGAGACGGAGGCGTAAATCGGCAATTTAGCGTTCAACCGGGGAGAAATAAAGCTGAAGCGGCTGTCGATCATCCCGCTGGTACAGTGTCTGTTGTTCCCGCTCTCGCTGGCCTCAATAGACAACTTTATGCTGCAGAACTTCATTCCGCTGCTTCTTATCGCTACCTTTCAGTGTTACTGGATACGGCTGAACCTGAGAAAGTTTCTGTCGTACGTGTTCGTAATGCTGACGCTTTTCACCTTACTGAGGCTTTTCTTCTCACTGCCAGGCTACGGGTTATTTTTCATCATTTTGTcacaatgtgtaatatactTGTTTATCCAGCTTAGCCAGAAAAGGTAATTTTGCGCAACTTCACTGTGTGTCAGGCACATTTTCTCAATCTATGTTTTTTTCTCGCAGGTCATCGTACTGATGGTCTCGATAGTGCTCCCGAAGTACAACTCGATACTGGACTTCAGGAGATTTCACGTTTTCACACGCAACGTGGTTTACTCCGACAACATAAATAAGCTGttcataaatattttttaccatGCGGTAAGTTGCTGAGTTTAGGCTGATGTGTGCAGGTTTTCTTTCTGCTGGGATTGTTCGTCACACTATATCTCATTTCTATGTACCAAGGGGAGAGGTTCAGGCCCGTGAACGCGGTCGCGTGTCTGTTCATGTTCATACATTTCGTCTACAAACTACTGCACTTTCTGTTTCTGGACAGGCACAACGGTAGGCTACGCACTGATGGGAGGCTCACACGTTTCTCAGGGGTGTCCAACTTCAACATACTGCTGGCCTTTCTGCTGGAGTACAACACGGTGGTGCTCGTATTTCTGTCGCTGGTCACGACTGCAGTGATCTTCACGGTGATCGGCCTAAATGTAAAGTATTCGACGGACCCGAGGTCTCGACATACGACTCGCAAATGGTTCCACCTGTTGATTTTTCTCTACTGTTTGTACGCCTTCTACTTGAAACTGGTAGGCGGAGTTCATTTCAAGAGCTTTTGTAGGAGGCGTTCCTTGCACTTGTCCTCGCACTccttattgtttttttcgTCTTTATGGAGCTGTTTCGAATTAACAAGCTTTTGTTCAAGCCGATAGAGCGGTTTCTGGGGGACCTCTACAAGTGGTAGGTTTTTTTTCAGTTCATTTGAATTCATGTGCATGGCTAGTGCTAGATTCTTTAAGAAAATTTATGTTCCGCTCCAAACAAACGtgatatataaatgtattcAGGTTTCAGCCCAAGTACACACATTCCTATACACACACCCACTCatgataatttttagcATCGGTCACGATTCTGAGGTCGACAAGTTCGAAATATCGACAATTACGATGTTGCTCGGGTACGGAGTACTTATTTAATAGAATTGACAGCATTTTGACGCCGATCCTCTTCGAACTGAACAGTGAGGAGTTCGACTGGACGCGGGGAGGCTTAGGAGTGTTCACTACTGGAGTAGGGGACTCAATGGTAAGGGATTTAGTTTGAAAACGTAGGCAAACGGCCAGGGCGTTTTACGCCCGTGTGCTCCCTCCTTGACGTTGATTCGTAGAATCGCTTTCCAAACACCAATAATCGATACCGATTGTGGACCATTCTGATGACAACCTAGATATTTGCTACTAATGGCACACTCAGGCCTCGGTAGTGGGAGTTAAATACAGAGGGAATGACCAAAACGGGAAGAGCGTACAGGGGATGATTGCCTTTTTTCTATCATGTTTGAGCGTGATGGTCGTGACCTCCATGTTGCAGCACGTAAGCGGCAACCTTAATTAAACGATTCAGGGCTTCGTGGATAACTTTCGAAAGATCGTGTTCGTTtcgttcttcagctcaATGTACGAGGTTAGTTTCGGGCGAATACACGGCGCTTCAGTACGTAAGCAGGGAGGAAGACAACGTCGCAGTGCCGCTTTTGGCGATGCTGCTGTACAAAATGTAAGATTAGAAGTGTAATATAGGTGTTCTTTTACGTATATGGTGTGTTAGTGTTTATGTCTGAGAATCTCAGAAAATCAGAGCCTGAAGAGCCTGAATTCATGAAACCAAAGCCTAAAACATTAGAGTTTATGGTGAGAACAGGTGCCAATAGAGGGAAATGGTAGATCCATACAGCGTCagtgtataaaaaaaattccAGAAGGAAAGGAAATTCcgaaaaacaaaatagcCAAACCAATgggaataaaattaataaagcGAGAATAAacaaagataaataaaaccaaAAAGAGTAAAGTGGAAATTCTACACACAGGAAACCAAGGAATATACGTGGGGTTGTGTAAAGAATACAAACCAagatttgaataaaacaaatacattTCAGACCTCTGTGGCCACGTAGATTGATATTGTGTAGCCACCGTTGTAAGATTTGAGAAAACAGTTTTATGCGGATTCTCACAAATAGCTTAATCGGGTTTAGTTTATCTTTACATACTGTTTTGAGGTGTATTCCACACTAATTTGTAAGAATCGACGGGGTGTAGGAAGGTTTTCTGACGCCCATCAAGGAAAATACCGAGTTTGCTTATTTGAAATCAGCGGCGCTCATATTATAAACTTTTGTAAACCGTTCATTCTGTAAAACTGTTCCTGCGGTCGGCCAGCAAATTAAATACCGATTTAGAGTATAGCAGTAGTCAATTGTACATGTGTATACGGAGTATCCAGCAAATTGTATCAACGTAAAGATAGACACATAGCAGCTTTATGTGCAAATAAATGATAGATTAAATTTCTAAGATGGACTTCACAGAGTTAGAGTTGAGAAGCGGCCTGCGCTTCAGCTGGCTGGTGTGGCCGTGCTCACACGACGATGCCGAAAAGGCGGAGGTGCCAGTGGGCTGCCTGTTCACGCCACTGAGGCACTCGGACGAGGACGAAAACAAAGTACCCCTGGTGGAGTACATCCCAATCAGGCATAAAAACAGCGGCATTTTCCTCAACCCatactgtaaaatagatttCAACACAAAAAAATGGATGTGCCCGATGACAAAAATCGACAGCGCACTTCCGCAGTTGTACGCGGAAAACATAAGTCCGCAGAATCTGCCGCTAGAGTTGACGAACCTGACGATGGAGTACCTGATCCCAATGAACGTGTCAGGAGGGATCTTCCCGCCAACCTTCATATTCGTAATAGATACGTGCCTCGCgcacgaggagctggatCAGCTGAAGGACTCACTACAGCAGGTAGGCAAAATGGTTCAGAATGTAGCAATTTAAGCAGTTGTTAAGCGGCTTGcaaacaaaatatattaagaTAATGACAATATATAGGTGCTGAGTATGCTCCCAGGAGAATATAACATTGGACTGGTGACATTTGGAGCAGTGGTGAAGGTGCACGACCTGTGCGAAAGTGAGATACCGAGAGTGTTCGTGCTGAGAGGAGGACTGGAGCACAAGACGGAAGCAGTGAAGAGGAATCTTAACCTGGCGCAAAATAATCGGTTCGTGCAGCCACTGAGCTCGTGCGAGTACGTCTTGAACAATTTTTTGGAGACGCTGATACCGGATTACTGGCCAGTGCCGAACAATAATAGGCCAAGCAGATGCACAGGAAGCGCACTGAGCGTAGCAGTGAGTCTGCTGGAAAGCTTTGCGCAGGGCAAAGGAGGAAGAATCATGACGTTCCTAGGAGGAGCGTGCACATTCGGACCTGGGAAAATAGTGGAGCAGTCCCTGAGTGAGTCGATAAGGCACCACCTGGATTTGCAAAAAGAAAGCCACAACGCAAGGCTGGTGAAGGACGCACAGAAGTACTACACAGGTCTGGCGAACGCGTGCGCGACGAACGGGCACGCAATAGACATATTCGCATGCTCGCTGGACCAGTCAGGGCTGCACGAGATGAAGGTGTGCTGCGACAAGACGGGAGGAAGCATGGTGATGTCAGACTCGTTC is a window of Theileria orientalis strain Shintoku DNA, chromosome 2, complete genome DNA encoding:
- a CDS encoding uncharacterized protein (phosphatidate cytidylyltransferase family protein) translates to MQIDYFYMCRAGFELFLVRLLLIWFSRLYQSKYILKQFMFVLINIAIYGAFNRGEIKLKRLSIIPLVQCLLFPLSLASIDNFMLQNFIPLLLIATFQCYWIRLNLRKFLSYVFVMLTLFTLLRLFFSLPGYGHIFSIYVFFSQVIVLMVSIVLPKYNSILDFRRFHVFTRNVVYSDNINKLFINIFYHAVFFLLGLFVTLYLISMYQGERFRPVNAVACLFMFIHFVYKLLHFLFLDRHNGVSNFNILLAFLLEYNTVVLVFLSLVTTAVIFTVIGLNVKYSTDPRSRHTTRKWFHLLIFLYCLYAFYLKLEAFLALVLALLIVFFVFMELFRINKLLFKPIERFLGDLYKCIGHDSEVDKFEISTITMLLGILTPILFELNSEEFDWTRGGLGVFTTGVGDSMASVVGVKYRGNDQNGKSVQGMIAFFLSCLSVMVVTSMLQHGFVDNFRKIVFVSFFSSMYEYVSREEDNVAVPLLAMLLYKM